In a single window of the Thermus amyloliquefaciens genome:
- a CDS encoding Fur family transcriptional regulator, with product MPRMREKENYRSRLKAVGLRHTLPRERILSYLDRKNVHPTPEELYNGLKKRGYDIGLSTVYLNLHVLREHGLIYEFRDPKGLTRYDGYTEPHVHLVCTSCGKVEDLLLKHLPELDLSQAQKAAGEKTGWALENFRLEFRGLCPNCQG from the coding sequence ATGCCAAGGATGAGGGAAAAGGAAAACTACCGGTCGCGGCTAAAGGCGGTGGGCCTCAGGCACACCCTGCCCCGGGAGCGGATCCTGAGCTACCTGGACCGGAAGAACGTCCACCCCACCCCTGAGGAGCTCTACAACGGGCTGAAGAAGCGGGGCTACGACATCGGCCTTTCCACCGTATACCTCAACCTCCACGTCCTGCGGGAGCACGGCCTCATCTACGAGTTCCGCGACCCCAAGGGCCTGACCCGCTACGACGGCTACACCGAACCCCACGTGCACCTGGTCTGCACCTCCTGCGGAAAGGTGGAGGACCTGCTCCTGAAGCACCTGCCGGAGCTGGACCTGTCCCAGGCGCAAAAGGCCGCTGGCGAGAAGACCGGCTGGGCTTTGGAGAACTTCCGGCTGGAGTTCCGCGGGCTTTGCCCTAACTGCCAGGGGTAG
- the pstC gene encoding phosphate ABC transporter permease subunit PstC — protein MKRLYTHFGDRIFAWALLFLALGVVALALLMAWELYQGGSLALRRFGLWGFALGTEWDPVIQKSFGAWPYILGTLIVSLSALFLSFFPALAAAIFAAEYAPRWLAQTINFLLDLMAAVPSVVYGLWGIFVLAPWIRDRVQLPLYMWAAEQAPWLLPFLGVPTGYGLMTAVLILSAMIVPFTAALARDAIALVPKEHREAAYALGATRWEVMRMAVLPLARGGIIAGAFLALARAVGETMAVTMVIGNSHKLPYTLFGGAATMPSVIANEFTEAVEDLHLSALIAVGFLLFWVSMGVNLAAVYILRRQERLVKGVL, from the coding sequence ATGAAGCGGCTATACACCCATTTTGGCGACCGGATCTTTGCCTGGGCCCTCCTTTTCCTGGCCTTGGGGGTGGTGGCCTTGGCCCTGCTCATGGCCTGGGAGCTTTACCAGGGGGGAAGCCTGGCCCTAAGGCGGTTTGGGCTTTGGGGGTTCGCCTTGGGCACGGAATGGGACCCGGTAATCCAGAAGTCCTTTGGAGCCTGGCCCTACATTCTCGGCACCCTCATCGTAAGCCTTTCCGCCCTTTTCCTCTCCTTCTTCCCCGCCCTGGCCGCGGCCATCTTCGCCGCGGAGTACGCCCCCAGGTGGTTGGCGCAGACCATCAACTTCCTACTGGATCTTATGGCGGCCGTGCCCAGCGTGGTCTACGGCCTCTGGGGCATCTTCGTCCTTGCCCCATGGATCCGGGACCGGGTGCAACTTCCCCTTTACATGTGGGCAGCCGAACAAGCCCCGTGGCTCCTCCCCTTCTTGGGAGTGCCCACGGGATACGGATTGATGACCGCGGTCCTGATCCTGTCCGCCATGATCGTCCCCTTTACCGCAGCCTTGGCCCGGGACGCCATCGCCTTGGTGCCCAAGGAACACCGGGAAGCGGCTTATGCCCTAGGGGCTACCCGTTGGGAAGTGATGCGCATGGCCGTCCTTCCCCTGGCCCGGGGCGGGATCATCGCCGGGGCCTTTCTGGCCCTTGCCCGGGCTGTGGGAGAAACCATGGCGGTGACCATGGTCATCGGCAACTCCCACAAGCTCCCCTACACCCTCTTTGGCGGCGCCGCCACCATGCCCAGCGTGATCGCCAACGAGTTCACCGAGGCTGTGGAGGATCTGCACCTTTCCGCCCTGATCGCGGTGGGCTTCCTGCTCTTTTGGGTTTCCATGGGGGTGAACCTAGCGGCCGTTTACATCCTTAGGCGCCAAGAACGCCTGGTTAAGGGGGTGCTGTAG
- the pstS gene encoding phosphate ABC transporter substrate-binding protein PstS, with protein MRRLTATVLGALVLVASAWAQQSITLVGAGATFPYPLMAKYGDEYTRLTGGKVRINYQSIGSGGGIRQFLEQTVHFGASDAPLDDQRIKEVRERFKTNALNIGYALGAVVPVYNLPGIREPLRFSGPVLANIYLGKIKVWNDPALQELNPNVKLPPLPITVVHRSDGSGTTYVWVDYLSKVSPEWASKVGRGTSVQWPVGVGGKGNEGVAGVVKQTPGAIGYVEVTYAKQNNLSYGAVRNKAGRFILADLASIKSAANVPLPGDMRVSLTDTAAPDGYPIASFTYLLLYENLSANKAVKSEAEARALVEFVKWILTEGQKFNEPLTYGALSSVAQQRALALVSRVTYEGKPIGKEIVGR; from the coding sequence ATGCGACGGTTAACGGCAACGGTCTTGGGAGCTTTGGTGCTCGTAGCCTCGGCATGGGCGCAACAGTCCATCACCTTGGTGGGAGCGGGAGCCACCTTTCCCTATCCCCTGATGGCCAAGTATGGGGACGAGTACACCCGGCTTACCGGGGGTAAGGTGCGCATCAATTACCAGTCCATCGGCTCCGGTGGGGGGATCCGTCAGTTCCTGGAGCAGACCGTGCACTTCGGGGCCAGCGATGCCCCTTTGGACGATCAAAGGATAAAGGAGGTGCGGGAGAGGTTTAAAACCAATGCCCTCAACATCGGGTACGCTTTGGGGGCCGTGGTTCCCGTCTATAACCTCCCCGGCATACGGGAACCTTTGCGCTTCTCGGGCCCAGTCCTGGCGAATATTTACCTGGGCAAGATCAAGGTCTGGAACGACCCCGCCCTCCAGGAGCTCAACCCCAACGTAAAGCTTCCTCCCCTGCCCATCACCGTGGTGCACCGCTCCGACGGCTCCGGTACCACCTACGTTTGGGTGGACTACCTTTCCAAGGTCTCCCCCGAGTGGGCCAGCAAGGTGGGGCGGGGTACCAGCGTCCAGTGGCCCGTGGGCGTGGGGGGCAAGGGCAACGAGGGCGTGGCGGGCGTGGTCAAACAGACCCCTGGGGCCATCGGCTACGTGGAGGTCACCTACGCCAAGCAGAACAACCTGAGCTACGGGGCCGTGCGGAACAAGGCGGGGCGGTTCATCCTGGCGGACCTGGCCAGCATCAAATCCGCTGCTAACGTGCCCCTCCCCGGGGACATGCGGGTCTCCCTCACCGACACCGCAGCCCCCGATGGCTACCCCATCGCCAGCTTCACCTACCTCCTCCTCTACGAAAACCTCTCCGCCAACAAGGCGGTGAAGAGCGAGGCCGAGGCCCGGGCCCTGGTGGAGTTTGTGAAGTGGATCCTCACCGAGGGGCAGAAGTTCAACGAGCCCCTCACCTACGGGGCCCTCTCCTCGGTGGCCCAGCAGCGGGCCCTGGCCCTGGTTTCTCGGGTCACCTACGAGGGCAAGCCCATCGGTAAAGAGATCGTGGGGCGTTAG
- a CDS encoding leucyl aminopeptidase, with protein MITLHATEATLAEGKAPLKVVWVRRGELTPQGEALDARLGGFLRRAMAEAGFRGEAGESLLLATPEGHFLLFGLDEDLRATGGRLAQALSKLSFPEALVEALEAYSLAEGLLLGAYRFDRYKGSKEEKPMALQLSGARPEELERAKKVAEGVYWARDLVNEPPNVLTPEALAEAALSLTALGVEVEVLDEEAIRALGMGAFWAVAQGSENPPRFLQLRYAPEGARQRLDLVGKGLTFDSGGYSLKPTESMATMKGDMAGAAAVLGAMKSAALLGLPLELRGYIAACENLVSGRAYRVGDVLKTLSGKTVEVMNTDAEGRLTLADALAYAERQGAERILELSTLTGAAVVALGEEVAALFATEETWGRQVEEAARRAGEKVWPMPLEKAYREKLKSPVADLKNVGDRNGGAITAALFLAEFARVPLVHLDIAGPAFAKKAHALGPEGGTGFGVRTVLQVAQGLAGVA; from the coding sequence GTGATCACCTTGCATGCCACAGAGGCCACCTTGGCGGAGGGGAAGGCGCCCTTGAAGGTGGTGTGGGTTAGGCGGGGGGAGCTTACCCCCCAAGGGGAGGCCTTGGACGCCCGCCTGGGAGGGTTTCTCCGGCGGGCCATGGCCGAGGCGGGTTTTAGGGGAGAGGCGGGGGAGAGCCTTCTTTTGGCCACCCCGGAGGGGCATTTCCTCCTCTTCGGCCTGGACGAGGACCTTCGGGCCACGGGGGGAAGGCTCGCCCAGGCGCTTTCCAAGCTTTCCTTTCCCGAGGCCTTGGTGGAGGCCCTCGAGGCCTATTCCCTGGCGGAAGGGCTTCTTTTGGGGGCTTACCGCTTTGACCGCTACAAGGGTTCCAAGGAGGAAAAGCCCATGGCCCTCCAGCTTTCCGGGGCTAGGCCGGAGGAGCTGGAAAGGGCCAAGAAGGTGGCGGAGGGGGTTTACTGGGCCCGGGACCTGGTGAACGAGCCCCCCAACGTCCTGACCCCGGAGGCCTTGGCCGAGGCGGCCCTTTCCCTGACCGCCCTGGGGGTGGAGGTGGAGGTTCTGGACGAGGAGGCCATCCGGGCTTTGGGCATGGGGGCCTTTTGGGCGGTGGCCCAGGGCTCGGAAAACCCGCCCCGTTTCCTCCAGCTGCGCTACGCCCCTGAGGGCGCCCGCCAGAGGCTGGACCTGGTGGGCAAGGGCCTCACCTTTGACTCCGGCGGCTACTCCCTGAAGCCCACGGAGAGCATGGCCACCATGAAGGGGGATATGGCGGGGGCGGCGGCGGTCCTGGGGGCCATGAAAAGCGCCGCCCTCCTGGGGCTTCCCCTGGAGCTCAGGGGCTACATCGCCGCGTGCGAGAACCTCGTCTCGGGCCGGGCTTACCGGGTGGGGGATGTGCTCAAAACCCTTTCCGGCAAAACGGTGGAGGTGATGAACACCGACGCCGAAGGCCGCCTCACCCTGGCGGACGCCCTGGCCTATGCGGAGCGCCAGGGGGCGGAGAGGATCCTGGAGCTTTCCACCCTCACCGGGGCGGCGGTGGTGGCCCTGGGGGAGGAGGTGGCGGCGCTTTTCGCCACGGAGGAGACCTGGGGCAGGCAGGTGGAGGAGGCCGCCAGGCGGGCCGGGGAAAAGGTCTGGCCCATGCCTTTGGAGAAGGCCTACCGGGAGAAGCTGAAAAGCCCCGTGGCCGACCTCAAAAACGTGGGGGACCGGAACGGGGGGGCCATCACCGCGGCGCTCTTCCTGGCGGAGTTCGCCCGGGTGCCCCTGGTGCACCTGGACATCGCCGGGCCCGCCTTCGCCAAAAAGGCCCATGCCCTGGGCCCCGAGGGGGGGACGGGGTTTGGGGTGCGGACGGTCCTCCAGGTGGCCCAGGGGCTGGCCGGGGTAGCGTAG
- the aceE gene encoding pyruvate dehydrogenase (acetyl-transferring), homodimeric type, which translates to MKVVNADALRKALEALSPEELARLREEENREWRESLEYVLRVEGFARVEELLRLLDEFLYLQGFSPQNRLSTPYLNTLPKEHEPPYPGDLELERRIVNILRWNAAMLVARANKKAEGIGGHISTYASIAELYEVGFNHFFRGPEAGLDRDLVFFQGHSSPGIYARAFLEGRLSEADLENFRREVHPPVAGGRGLSSYPHPWLMPDFWEFPTVSMGLGPIQAIYQARFMRYLEDRGLKPKSTAKVWAFLGDGEHDEPETVGALHLAARENLDNLVFVVNCNLQRLDGPVRGNSKIIQELERLYRGAGWRVIKIVWGSAWDALIAKDKEGHLLRRFEALVDGESQRYAAFGAKELRERFFNTPELKRLIEGMTDEELTELTRSRGGHDLKKIYAAYKAAVEHKGSPVVILARTIKGYGMGPTAMAKNVAHQVKKLTEEDLKEARAFLGIPVPEEKLSELPYYHPGPDSPEVRYLLERRKALGGFVPERRVRFTGGLEVPGEEFFQEFYEGTGGREISTTMAFVRILAKLLRHPGIGKLIVPIVPDEARTFGMEALIAQVGIYSPQGQLYIPVDAGTLTAYKESKEGQILEEGITEAGAMADFIAAGTAYAHWGIPTIPFLITYSMFGLQRIGDLVWAAADQRTRGFLLGATAGRTTLEGEGLQHQDGQSHIYALAAPNLLAYDPAFAYEFAVILEDGLKRMYQKGEDVFYYITIENENYPHPPMPEPRERVKEGILKGLYLFRQGEGKGPRVQLLGSGPILPQAVKAQELLKGYGVVADVWSATSYKALYMDAIEAERERRLLGKARKPYVAEALEGHEGPVVAATDYLKALPNLIRGYLDRPFCALGTDGFGRSDTREALRDFFEVDARHIAYAALALLAEEGQAEAGLLPKVREELGLKLEATPSHRR; encoded by the coding sequence ATGAAGGTGGTGAATGCGGATGCGCTGAGGAAGGCCTTGGAGGCCCTTTCCCCAGAGGAACTGGCCCGGCTCAGGGAGGAGGAGAACCGGGAGTGGCGGGAGTCCTTGGAGTACGTGCTCCGGGTGGAGGGCTTCGCCAGGGTGGAGGAGCTTTTGCGCCTTCTGGATGAGTTCCTTTACCTGCAGGGCTTCTCCCCGCAAAACCGCCTTTCCACCCCCTACCTGAACACCCTTCCCAAGGAGCACGAACCCCCCTACCCCGGGGACCTGGAGCTGGAGAGGCGCATCGTCAACATCCTGCGCTGGAACGCGGCCATGTTGGTCGCCCGCGCCAACAAGAAGGCGGAGGGGATCGGGGGGCACATCTCCACCTACGCCTCCATCGCCGAGCTGTACGAGGTGGGCTTCAACCACTTCTTCCGCGGGCCCGAGGCGGGGTTGGACCGGGACCTGGTCTTCTTCCAGGGGCACTCTTCCCCTGGCATCTACGCCCGGGCCTTTTTGGAAGGGAGGCTTTCGGAGGCCGACCTGGAGAACTTCCGCCGGGAGGTGCACCCCCCGGTGGCGGGGGGCCGGGGGCTTTCCAGCTACCCCCATCCCTGGCTCATGCCCGATTTCTGGGAGTTCCCCACGGTTAGCATGGGCCTTGGCCCCATCCAGGCCATCTACCAGGCCCGCTTCATGCGCTACCTGGAGGACCGGGGCCTGAAGCCCAAGAGCACCGCCAAGGTCTGGGCCTTCCTGGGGGATGGGGAGCACGACGAGCCGGAGACGGTGGGGGCCTTGCACCTGGCGGCGAGGGAGAACCTGGACAACCTGGTCTTCGTGGTCAACTGCAACCTGCAACGCCTGGACGGCCCGGTGCGGGGCAACTCCAAGATCATCCAGGAACTGGAAAGGCTCTATAGGGGTGCGGGCTGGCGGGTGATCAAGATCGTTTGGGGCTCGGCCTGGGACGCCCTCATCGCCAAGGACAAGGAGGGCCACCTCCTCCGCCGTTTTGAGGCCCTGGTGGACGGGGAGAGCCAGCGCTACGCCGCCTTCGGGGCCAAGGAGCTTAGGGAGCGCTTCTTCAACACCCCCGAGCTTAAGCGCCTCATCGAGGGCATGACCGACGAGGAGCTCACCGAGCTCACCCGGAGCCGGGGCGGGCACGACCTCAAGAAGATCTACGCCGCCTACAAGGCGGCGGTGGAGCACAAGGGGAGCCCGGTGGTGATCCTGGCCCGCACCATCAAGGGCTACGGCATGGGGCCCACGGCCATGGCCAAGAACGTGGCCCACCAGGTGAAGAAGCTCACCGAGGAGGACCTGAAGGAGGCCCGGGCCTTTTTGGGCATCCCCGTGCCGGAGGAGAAGCTTTCCGAGCTCCCCTACTACCACCCGGGGCCGGACTCCCCCGAGGTGCGGTACCTCCTGGAGCGCAGGAAGGCCCTAGGGGGCTTTGTCCCTGAGCGCCGGGTGCGGTTTACCGGGGGCCTCGAGGTGCCGGGGGAGGAGTTCTTCCAGGAGTTCTACGAGGGCACGGGGGGGCGGGAGATTTCCACCACCATGGCCTTCGTGCGCATCCTGGCCAAGCTCCTGCGCCATCCTGGGATCGGGAAGCTCATCGTGCCCATCGTTCCCGACGAGGCCCGCACCTTCGGCATGGAGGCCCTCATCGCCCAGGTGGGCATCTACTCCCCCCAGGGGCAGCTTTACATCCCCGTGGACGCGGGCACCCTCACCGCCTACAAGGAGAGTAAGGAGGGGCAGATCCTCGAGGAGGGCATCACCGAGGCCGGGGCCATGGCGGACTTCATCGCCGCCGGCACCGCCTACGCCCACTGGGGCATTCCCACCATCCCCTTCCTCATCACCTACTCCATGTTCGGCCTGCAGCGGATTGGGGATCTGGTCTGGGCCGCCGCCGACCAGCGCACGAGGGGCTTCCTCCTGGGGGCCACCGCCGGGCGCACCACCTTGGAAGGGGAAGGCCTCCAGCACCAGGACGGCCAGAGCCACATCTACGCCCTGGCCGCCCCCAACCTCCTGGCCTACGACCCCGCCTTCGCCTACGAGTTCGCGGTGATCCTGGAAGACGGCCTAAAGCGCATGTACCAGAAGGGGGAAGACGTCTTCTACTACATCACCATCGAGAACGAGAACTACCCCCACCCCCCCATGCCCGAGCCCCGGGAGAGGGTGAAGGAGGGCATTCTGAAAGGCCTCTACCTCTTCCGCCAAGGGGAGGGGAAGGGCCCAAGGGTCCAGCTTTTGGGCTCGGGGCCCATCCTGCCCCAGGCGGTGAAGGCCCAGGAGCTCCTTAAGGGCTACGGGGTGGTGGCGGACGTGTGGAGCGCCACCAGCTACAAGGCCCTCTACATGGACGCCATAGAGGCGGAAAGGGAGCGGCGGCTTCTGGGCAAGGCCCGCAAGCCCTACGTGGCCGAGGCCTTGGAGGGGCACGAGGGCCCGGTGGTGGCCGCCACCGACTACTTGAAGGCCCTGCCCAACCTCATCCGGGGCTACCTGGACCGGCCCTTCTGCGCCCTGGGCACGGACGGCTTTGGCCGCTCGGACACCCGGGAGGCCTTGAGGGACTTCTTTGAGGTGGATGCCCGGCACATCGCCTACGCCGCCTTGGCCCTGTTGGCGGAGGAGGGCCAGGCGGAGGCGGGGCTTTTGCCGAAGGTGCGGGAGGAACTTGGCCTTAAGCTGGAGGCGACGCCGTCCCACAGGCGGTAG
- a CDS encoding LysR family transcriptional regulator, whose product MDLRRLRLFLLLAEEKNFHRAAEKAYLSQPALSQQIQALEQELGVRLLERRPFRLTPAGEVLVREGPRLLEEVEALKARVRGAQPGNLLGELRFGVPENLLPDLMPLLDHLRRGLGQPVEILEMHTPEQVKALKEGRLDYGLAGLRVEDPAIGQEPLLRVPIVVALPEGHPLASRERVPLKALKEEPFLLLPKETLPPLYEAFMEVFRRAGFAPRVVREVARFSQAVSLVAAGVGVYLTLAPYRVFPHPGVVLKPLEEGAALQVSLIYRTTPPPPRLGEVRELLKALVL is encoded by the coding sequence ATGGACCTGCGCCGCCTGCGGCTTTTTCTCCTTTTGGCCGAGGAGAAGAACTTTCACCGGGCCGCGGAGAAGGCCTACCTCTCCCAGCCTGCCCTTTCCCAGCAGATCCAGGCCCTGGAGCAGGAGCTGGGGGTGAGGCTTTTAGAGCGCAGGCCCTTCCGCCTCACCCCAGCGGGGGAGGTGCTGGTGCGGGAGGGCCCGCGGCTTTTAGAGGAGGTAGAGGCCCTAAAGGCCCGGGTGCGGGGTGCGCAGCCCGGGAACCTTCTTGGGGAGCTCCGCTTCGGGGTGCCGGAAAACCTCCTTCCCGATCTCATGCCCCTTCTGGACCACCTCCGCCGGGGCCTGGGCCAGCCGGTGGAAATCCTGGAGATGCACACCCCCGAGCAGGTCAAGGCCCTCAAGGAGGGCCGGTTGGACTACGGCCTGGCGGGGCTTAGGGTGGAGGACCCCGCCATAGGCCAAGAACCCCTCTTGCGGGTCCCCATCGTGGTGGCCTTGCCCGAGGGGCATCCCCTGGCCTCGAGGGAACGGGTACCCCTCAAGGCCCTAAAGGAGGAGCCCTTCCTCCTCCTCCCCAAGGAGACCCTGCCCCCCCTGTACGAGGCCTTCATGGAGGTGTTCCGCCGGGCGGGCTTCGCCCCCCGGGTGGTCCGGGAGGTGGCCCGGTTCTCCCAGGCGGTGAGCCTGGTGGCCGCGGGGGTAGGGGTCTACCTCACCCTGGCCCCCTACCGCGTCTTCCCCCACCCCGGGGTGGTGCTCAAGCCCCTGGAGGAAGGAGCCGCCCTGCAGGTCTCCCTCATCTACCGCACCACCCCCCCGCCCCCCAGGCTTGGGGAGGTCCGGGAACTCCTCAAAGCCCTGGTCCTTTAG
- the mnmA gene encoding tRNA 2-thiouridine(34) synthase MnmA, whose protein sequence is MPKPKVLVAMSGGVDSSVSAYLLKEAGYEVVGAMMRFWPEEPPRPVLEGPGGRAWESCCTPEAAYEARRVADLLGIPFYLLDYRETFEEEIIQPFLKDYAQGRTPNPCARCNTFVKFGALLKQARRLGLDHVATGHYVRREGEALLRGIDPLKDQSYFLWGTPKEALPHLLFPVGGMTKAEVRALAERAGLPTARKPESQNLCFVAGDLKAFLRERLQVRPGPVVDALTGEVVGEHQGASLYTIGQRKGLGLYKPHLERYVVGVDPLANVVYVGPREAALWLGLEGEEANLLAELPEEVEVQVRYRTPPVRAQVESLRPLRLRFASPVFAVTPGQSAAFYQEERLLGGAVIRRGIYNLAGLDQDLTERALTFS, encoded by the coding sequence ATGCCTAAGCCCAAGGTCCTGGTAGCCATGTCCGGGGGGGTGGACTCCTCGGTTTCCGCCTACCTCTTGAAGGAGGCGGGGTACGAGGTGGTGGGGGCCATGATGCGCTTCTGGCCCGAGGAACCTCCCCGGCCGGTCCTCGAGGGCCCAGGGGGGCGGGCCTGGGAAAGCTGCTGCACCCCCGAGGCCGCCTACGAGGCCCGGCGGGTGGCGGACCTCTTGGGCATCCCCTTCTACCTCCTGGACTACCGGGAAACCTTTGAAGAGGAGATCATCCAACCCTTCCTTAAGGACTACGCCCAAGGCCGCACCCCCAACCCCTGCGCCCGGTGCAACACCTTCGTGAAGTTCGGCGCCCTCCTCAAGCAGGCGCGGCGCCTTGGCCTGGACCACGTGGCCACCGGTCACTACGTGCGCCGGGAAGGGGAAGCCCTGCTTCGGGGAATAGACCCCTTGAAAGACCAGAGCTACTTCCTCTGGGGAACCCCCAAGGAGGCCCTTCCCCACCTCCTTTTCCCCGTGGGGGGAATGACCAAGGCCGAGGTGCGGGCCCTGGCGGAACGGGCTGGGCTTCCCACCGCCAGGAAGCCGGAAAGCCAAAACCTCTGCTTCGTGGCCGGGGACCTGAAGGCGTTCCTTAGGGAAAGGCTCCAGGTGCGCCCCGGCCCGGTGGTGGACGCCCTCACCGGGGAAGTGGTGGGGGAGCACCAGGGGGCAAGCCTCTACACCATCGGCCAGCGGAAGGGCCTTGGGCTCTATAAGCCCCACCTGGAGCGGTACGTGGTGGGGGTGGATCCCCTGGCCAACGTGGTCTACGTGGGGCCCAGGGAGGCCGCCCTTTGGCTGGGGCTGGAAGGGGAGGAGGCCAACCTCCTCGCCGAACTCCCGGAGGAGGTGGAGGTCCAGGTGCGCTACCGCACCCCCCCCGTAAGGGCCCAGGTGGAGTCCTTACGCCCCTTGCGCCTTCGCTTTGCCAGCCCGGTCTTCGCCGTGACCCCGGGGCAGAGCGCCGCCTTCTACCAGGAGGAGAGGCTCTTGGGGGGTGCGGTGATCCGGCGGGGGATTTACAACCTGGCAGGCCTTGACCAGGACTTGACGGAAAGGGCCTTGACTTTCTCCTGA
- a CDS encoding DUF1385 domain-containing protein — MRLPLLAQQLTLGGSAALEGVMMKSPWAWALAVRLPDGGVHVERHEEPALSQRYPWARLPLVRGVVALLDALSVSYRALARSAELVGGEEEVPKGALWGTVAVSLLIGIALFIVLPGFLSGLLVDPARLPLLYNLLAGLIKVGLLVGYLRFIGRMPEIRRFFMYHGAEHKAIHAFEKGLPLTVENVMAQPRFHPRCGTTFIAFVIVVSILVYSLIPAPEVLWWRLLARVLFLPLVAALAFELLYLSARHEDPLSRLLRGLGFRFQALTVAEPTPDMVEVAIRSTEAALGERVVA, encoded by the coding sequence ATGCGGCTTCCCTTGCTCGCCCAACAGCTGACCCTGGGGGGCTCGGCGGCCCTCGAGGGGGTGATGATGAAATCCCCCTGGGCCTGGGCCCTGGCGGTGCGCCTCCCCGATGGGGGGGTGCACGTGGAGCGCCACGAGGAACCCGCCCTAAGCCAGCGCTACCCCTGGGCCCGCCTGCCCCTGGTCCGGGGGGTGGTGGCCCTCTTGGACGCCCTTTCCGTGAGCTACCGGGCCCTGGCCCGGAGCGCCGAACTCGTCGGGGGCGAGGAAGAGGTGCCCAAGGGGGCCCTCTGGGGCACGGTGGCGGTGAGCCTCCTCATCGGCATTGCGCTTTTCATCGTGCTTCCCGGCTTCCTTTCCGGCCTTCTGGTGGACCCCGCCCGCCTTCCCCTCCTCTACAACCTCCTGGCGGGCCTCATCAAGGTGGGGCTCCTGGTGGGCTACCTGCGCTTCATCGGCCGCATGCCCGAGATCCGGCGCTTTTTCATGTACCACGGGGCGGAGCACAAGGCCATCCACGCCTTTGAAAAGGGGCTTCCCCTCACGGTGGAAAACGTCATGGCCCAGCCCCGCTTCCACCCCCGTTGCGGCACCACCTTCATCGCCTTCGTCATCGTGGTTTCCATCCTGGTCTATAGCCTCATCCCCGCCCCGGAGGTGCTCTGGTGGCGCCTCCTCGCCCGGGTCCTCTTCCTGCCCCTGGTGGCGGCCTTGGCCTTTGAGCTCCTCTACCTCTCCGCCCGGCACGAGGATCCCCTCTCCCGCCTCCTTAGGGGGCTTGGCTTCCGCTTCCAGGCCCTCACCGTGGCCGAGCCCACCCCGGACATGGTGGAGGTGGCCATCAGGAGCACGGAAGCCGCCCTGGGCGAACGGGTGGTGGCCTGA
- a CDS encoding septum formation initiator family protein — protein MDRPIHRILRWVFALGLAHALFLLGQEGVRAYQLAQERARLEEALRQAQARVARLEAEVRAAKDPAHLEALVRRLGFVRQEEILRRR, from the coding sequence GTGGACCGGCCCATCCACCGCATCCTGCGCTGGGTCTTTGCCTTGGGTCTGGCCCATGCCCTTTTCCTTTTGGGCCAAGAGGGGGTCAGGGCTTACCAACTGGCCCAGGAGCGGGCCAGGCTGGAGGAGGCCCTGCGCCAGGCGCAGGCCCGGGTGGCCCGCCTCGAGGCCGAGGTGAGGGCGGCCAAGGACCCGGCGCACCTGGAGGCCCTGGTGCGCCGGTTGGGTTTTGTGCGGCAGGAGGAGATACTAAGGAGGCGATGA